AACGCCAGCACAGCCGTTTTGCACAACGAACGTTGCCCGTAGGGCGAAGCACATGGATGTGCTGAGTGAATTACCTGTGATAGTGCAGGAGCTTAATGGATACCTCATTGCATGAGTGTTGTTGAAAGTAACCCGATTAACGAGATTTTAAAAATCCGGCGCGCTACTTGGGAGGAGCTTGAGCTTGAACGTATGGATAGGCGCGGCATGCTCCCTAAATCAGATGCTTGGAAAGCAAAATATAAAGAACCGCGAAGCGCAGATATTGATGGCGTTGGTGCCCTCCCTGAGTATTGGTATTGGGCATCAGTTGCCCAAGTTGGATTTGTAATCAGTGGACAGACTCCTAAGGGCGTTGCTGATGTCGAGGGTGAAGCTGGTATACCTTGGTTCAAAGTTGGGGACATGAACACAGAGGGGAATGAGCTGTTCATCCATAAAGCAAACACCTATCTTACTGTGGGCCAGCTGAACTCATTAAAATTACATGTACAGCCAGAGGGTACGGTGATTTTCCCTAAAAGAGGCGGTGCAATTGCTACTAATAAGAAAAGGGTTCTTTTTCAGCCTAGTGGTTATGACTTAAATACGATGGGTGTTTTCCCCGTTGGAGTTGACAAGAAGTACTTTTGGTATTGGTTTCAAACAGTTGATCTGGGCGCTATAGCGGACGGAGCGATAGTGCCACAAATAAATCATGGGGATATTGAGCCGCTATTAATACCGGTCGCCCCGCCCGAACAACAAAAACGCATCGTCGCCAAAATCGAAGAACTTTTCTCCCATATCGACGCCGGCATAGCCGCCCTCAACAAAGCCAAACAACTGCTCAAACAATACCGCCAATCCGTCCTTAAGGCCGCCGTTACCGGTGAGCTCACCAAACACCTGCCTGGCCGGCAGGCAGGATGGCGTGATCCTCTGTTTAGAAATAAGTGCGGGAAGCTCGTGCCCAAAAATAGCGATAAATACTTTGCTTATGTTTTGGAGTGCGAGAATGGTTCTCTTTATAAGGGGTTTTCCAAGAACCTTTACATGCGAATAGATCAGCATTTATCTGGACAAGGCGCAAAATGGACTAAAGAGCACAAGCCTGTTTCGATTATCCATTTCGAAGAATTTGAAACCGAAAAAGAAGCCGTTGAGCGCGAAAAGTATTTTAAGTCGGGTTCCGGTCGTGAATGGATAAACGAAATACGTGATAAAAATAATCGAAGGTTTGAACCCGCCAGCCAACTGCTAGAACGCATCCTGCTAGAGCGCCGCCAAAAATGGGAAGCGCAGCAGCTTGAGCAGTTTAAAGCGAAAGGTAAAGTGCCGAAGGATGATGGGTGGAAGGGGAAGTATAAAGACCCTGAAGCTTTTGATTCTGAGTTTGAAGTCCCTGAAGAGTGGATTGTTTGCCAGTTTGAGCAGCTAATTTTGGAATTAAAAAATGGTATTTCAAAAAAACCGTCCGAAGCTAAAGGCTTAGCAATACTTCGAATCAGTGCCGTTAGGCCTATGGTTGTATACAAAGATGATGTCCGTTTCTTACCTGAAAATTTTGATTCAAAGGACTTTGAAATAGAAGATGGTGACTTGTTGCTTACTCGTTATAACGGAAACCCTGAGTTTGTTGGGGTGTGCGGAAAGGTAAAAGGACTGGAAAATAAAACGGTTTATCCAGATAAGTTGATGAGAGCTAGACCTGTGAGCACAAAAAAACTCTGCACTGATTATTTGGAATTATCTCTTAATTGTGGGATTTCCAAAGATTTTATTCGTTCAGTAACGAAAACGACAGCAGGGCAATCCGGAGTGGCCGGACGTGATGTGAAAAAATGTCCAACTGTATTGCCGCCTTATGACGAGCAAGTAGAGATAGCAAATATCGTTTCTGGAAAACTTGAAGCTATGAAACGACTAGATGTTGAGGTTGATATCCACCTCTTGAAAGCAGAGAAAAACAAACAGTCGATTTTGGCTTCGGCATTCAGTGGAGCGCTACAGTGAGTGAGAGTGATTTAAGGGAAATAA
This portion of the Zhongshania sp. R06B22 genome encodes:
- a CDS encoding GIY-YIG nuclease family protein produces the protein MSVVESNPINEILKIRRATWEELELERMDRRGMLPKSDAWKAKYKEPRSADIDGVGALPEYWYWASVAQVGFVISGQTPKGVADVEGEAGIPWFKVGDMNTEGNELFIHKANTYLTVGQLNSLKLHVQPEGTVIFPKRGGAIATNKKRVLFQPSGYDLNTMGVFPVGVDKKYFWYWFQTVDLGAIADGAIVPQINHGDIEPLLIPVAPPEQQKRIVAKIEELFSHIDAGIAALNKAKQLLKQYRQSVLKAAVTGELTKHLPGRQAGWRDPLFRNKCGKLVPKNSDKYFAYVLECENGSLYKGFSKNLYMRIDQHLSGQGAKWTKEHKPVSIIHFEEFETEKEAVEREKYFKSGSGREWINEIRDKNNRRFEPASQLLERILLERRQKWEAQQLEQFKAKGKVPKDDGWKGKYKDPEAFDSEFEVPEEWIVCQFEQLILELKNGISKKPSEAKGLAILRISAVRPMVVYKDDVRFLPENFDSKDFEIEDGDLLLTRYNGNPEFVGVCGKVKGLENKTVYPDKLMRARPVSTKKLCTDYLELSLNCGISKDFIRSVTKTTAGQSGVAGRDVKKCPTVLPPYDEQVEIANIVSGKLEAMKRLDVEVDIHLLKAEKNKQSILASAFSGALQ